From the Fibrobacter sp. UWEL genome, one window contains:
- a CDS encoding helix-turn-helix domain-containing protein, translated as MSRVHYNEEMKLQTVKLVLKGEKSATKIAKDIGVTANTVCRWVQDYRRQNNLPSYEEERRLKRVSIEELATKNRELERKLKQREKELAEERETVEILKKSLHIFMRPQG; from the coding sequence ATGTCTAGAGTCCATTACAATGAAGAAATGAAGCTGCAAACGGTCAAACTCGTCCTGAAAGGCGAAAAATCCGCGACCAAGATTGCCAAGGATATCGGTGTCACAGCAAATACCGTGTGCAGGTGGGTCCAGGATTACCGAAGGCAGAACAATTTGCCTTCTTACGAGGAAGAACGCCGCCTCAAGAGAGTCTCCATTGAAGAACTTGCGACAAAGAACCGTGAATTGGAACGGAAACTTAAACAACGTGAAAAGGAACTTGCCGAAGAAAGGGAAACCGTCGAAATCCTAAAAAAATCCCTGCACATCTTTATGCGACCACAAGGCTGA